From the Entelurus aequoreus isolate RoL-2023_Sb linkage group LG13, RoL_Eaeq_v1.1, whole genome shotgun sequence genome, the window ggtaaataaatacaaggtaaatagaagacaaaataaggtaaataaaagtaaaaggtaaattaaatataaggtaaaagaatgtgaaaaaagtaaaatttatgcttaaaatagataaataaaagttaaatataaGGTAACATATAAATAAGTACaagaaggtaaaataaagtaaaaacaagttaaatagaaaGTGAAAGatggtaaaataagataaagggtAAATAAATCCAAGGTAAATAGAAGACAAAGTAAGGTAAAAGAATGTGAAAATAGTTAAATATATgcttaaaaaagataaataaaagttaaatataaGGTAACATATAAATAAGTACaagaaggtaaaataaagtaaaaacaagTTAAGTAGAAAGTGAAAGatggtaaaataagataaagggtAAATAAATCCAAGGTAAATAGAagacaaaataaggtaaataaaagtaaaaGGTAAATTAAATATAAGGTAAAAGAATGTGAAAAAAGTTAAGTATATGCTGAAagataaataaaagttaaatataaggtaaaatgtaaatatgtacaagaaagtaaaataaagtaaaaacaagTTAAATATGAGGTAAATTGAAGCTGGAAGAAGATAATTAGAAGGTAAATGGAAGCTAAAaatttaaatagaaggtaaatagaagctaACATAAGATTAATTGGAGGTAAATAAAAAGGTAATATAGTTTATGGCAAATCGAAAACATGTTTTGATTTAAAATTGTTTccataaaatatgcattgaggcaAAAAAGTGATTACTAGACTACTGGaacaaactaatggatagattactGGATGACAAAAATAACCCTGCCCACTACGCACTGTTACAAAAATAAGTGGCAACATGTTCCCCTGGTACAGACTACATTTGTGCATGTGCCTGGATTGATCGCTTTTGTCCAATAAAACCAGAAATAGAGCCCGGTGTAAAGGAACTCTCGCTCGGGGGAGGAATAAAGTCCAATAATAGGTCATAATAATTAGGCAGTGTTGTGCTAATGAAGCCAATGGCTCCCAGAAGCCCTGCAAAAGCAGTGAAGAGTATACAACGTGACGGGGGTGGGACATCactgaggggaagaaagagaagaggGGGTGGCGGGGCGCTCGGTGGCGAGTTAAAGGGAGAAAGGAAATGGGTGGGAGACCATGCTTGGTAAGATTAAACTCCCAAACAAAAGGCTTCTTATCTCCACATGAGATCTGCACAGCAGCACAGGCTCCAGCAGGCCTGAAGTGCTCCTTTTGCAAAACACGCAGACGTCCCCAAAAGACTCCTTATAGATCACAGGACAATTCATCTGGGAGAGGATCTAATAAAATAATAAGTACTGTTAATATACAATTAGGTTTATTCAACGTTGAGTGTTTTGCTTTCAAAGTACTACATGTATGTGAAGTTAGTTATTCCCTGTTTGATTGGTCTTTGGTATTATTATTGTGGTTTATATAGGCCTGGTTCCTATACAGTGGTACATGAACAAATtaagtttattattgtggtttatATAGGCCTGGTTCCTATACAGTGGTACATGAACAAATtaagtttattattgtggttaatATAGGCCTGGTTCCTATACAGTGGTACATGAACAAATtaagtttattattgtggtttatATAGGCCTGGTTCCTATACAGTGGTACATGAACAAATtaagtttattattgtggttaatATAGGCCTGGTTCCTATACAGTGGTACatgaaaaaattaagtttattattgtggttaatATAGGCCTGGTTCCTATACAGTGGTACATGAACAAATtaagtttattattgtggttaatATAGGCCTGGTTCCTATACAGTGGTACATGAACAAATtaagtttattattgtggttaatATAGGCCTGGTTCCTATACAGTGGTACATGAACAAATtaagtttattattgtggttaatATAGGCCTGGTTCCTATACAGTGGTGCATGAACAAATtaagtttattattgtggtttatATAGGCCTGGTTCCTATACAGTGGTACATGAACAAATtaagtttattattgtggttaatATAGGCCTGGTTCCTATACAGTGGTACatgaaaaaaataagtttattattgtggttaatATAGACCTGGTTCCTATACAGTAGTGCatgaaaaaattaagtttattgtGGTTAATATAGGCCTGGTTCCTATACAGTGgtgcgtgaaaaaaattaagtttattattgtggtttatATAGGCCTGGTTCCTATACAGTGGTACATGAAAAAAGtaagtttattattgtggttaatATAGGCCTGGTTCTTATACAGTGGTACatgaaaaaattaagtttattgtGGTTAATATAGGCCTGGTTCCTATACAGTGGTACAtgacaaaaattaagtttattaTCGTTTCCCTCGGATcacgagctgtctctcggctaattgttacgcTTTAAGTTGCTAGTTGCGGTagccaatcagaatcagaagtactttatgtCACAATAAATCCCGTAAGATCCGACCATAATATCTGATGTAGCATTAGTTTACAGCTCGAGATGGACATACCTTTGTTTTTCCAAGTCTGAGAAGGAAGAAGGATAGTGCGAAGGACGGAAAAGCGGATGATATTCgttaaattaaagaaagaaatcatcaaaaacatgacaagaGCGTGTAGCTAGCTAACTCGGTGAAGCGGTCGGAGCGTAGCCCTGCTAGTCTGCGccacactgaagcagaatgagttgaCAACAAAGGAGGTCGAAATAATACCTAACCGGcatacatttatccatgaaaatatggagaagcagctggatggatataccgtagaagtccacactCCAaccggcggacatttatccatgaaaatatggagaagcagctggatggatataccgtagaagtccacactCCAaccggcagacatttatccatgaaaatatgaagaagcaGCTGAATGGATATATCGTAGAAGTACAcactccaaggtaaatactgtacattattattacttcataaaaatactgtacttgtttgtattacattgtattttttatttccaCAAGTGTCCTACCTAGAACACAACAGCAGGAACTAGGATGACTGAAGCTGAAATCGTACCAGGAAGTTTCTGGACGACCGCGCCACTATTTGAGCCATGCCTCGTATCTAAGTGGAAGacgtttatccatgaaaatatggagaagcagctggatgGATGTATCGTAGAAGTACAcactccaaggtaaatactgtacattattattacttcataaaaatACTGTGCTTGTTTGTAttacattctattttttatttccacaagtgtcttACCTAGAACACAACAGCAGGAACTAGGATGACGGAAGCTGGAATCGTACCAGGAAGTTTCTGGACGACCGCGCCACATTTTGAGCCATGCCTCGTATCTAAGTGGCAGacgtttatccatgaaaatatggagaagcagctggatgGATATACCGTAGAAGTGCAcactccaaggtaaatactgtacattaatattacttcataaaatgactgtacttgtttgtactacattctatttttatttccacaagtgtcttACCTAGAACACCACAGCAGGAACTAGGAGGACGTAAGCTGGAATTGTACCAGGAAGTTTCTGGACGACCGCACCACTATTTGAGCCATGCCCCGTGTCTAAATGGAAAacgtttatccatgaaaatatggagaagccgtTGAGAAAAAGCCGTAGAAGTCTACTCCCCAAGGTAAATACATTACGAGTATCTTTGCTTTTGTTATGCTTAAAGTTGCGAGCATGAACGTAAGTTACGATTATGAAGATTTGCATGTAAAATTGATTGACAGGGCGCTTCCTAGCCTCTTCCTGCTCAGACACTGAGAAGATTATAATGGTAAATTTTCCTTATTACAGTTAGCGGTGGTAAACATTTTGTTTTAATTATgtgaatttatttaataaaacacAGTTTAGtgcattttgtattgtttttcatacatttttgtaaagtttgtttataattttaaaaaGGTATGTTACATGgtaaaaattgtgttttaataatttacattgatttcaatgggcgaCACTTTATAGAGTACAAGAAATAACTGGAGTAGGGATGTGTACCAAATCCGGTACTTTTATATGTACCAACCAAATTCCGTTGGTTCCAACGGGTATCGATACACGTAAAAAtgttcgatacctttgttgcacgcggCGTCACATTGGGTTACAGACTGAACACCGGCTCACGTAAACTTCCTCTATGTTGAAATTTTCCACACCAACAAAGCGagtatgcttggtagaaaacgCTCAAAAGTAATGCAAGCCTTCACTTTTCcataatgcgctagcttgatactaatttacattggatttgccatagacaggctacaaTTAGCACGaacaattttacattacatttttaacacctccaaactacaactaagatgtatgTTACAGtctaacagctggtgtgtaataagcacaatactcacagtacaaacactttgtagggcgcaacataactaAAAGGGACTTCCTGGTTAGATAACATTGCATAGCGAGTCCAAACCAGGGGTGCTCAAACCTTTTCCACCGGGGGCCGCAGACTTCACAAATGAAAAGGACGTGAGGGCCATTTTGGTTGTTTTCACCTTTAAAAACAGTACAATATAGAGACTTTTTATTTCAAAGGACTAGAAAAAGCCAAACTGACATGTTTACAGTTAGCATGCGAGCAAGATAACATCActtaaaatatgagcaaaatgagataaaactaaaaaaaacttagtactatgctaacaatagcatgcttacagtaaaCATGAGTATAATACCAAATTATTActcgaggtgtgtacctgaaaaatgtgctagcatgccaactttagcatgcatcaagtgctAAAACATGAGTGAGGTCAagtaaaatatttgacgctgaggtggtatacctgctaaattagcaaaaaagctaacatgctaatattggaACGCTAACATTTTTGCTTGGGCTGTTGAAAAATGATGTACGAGTTTCAATTTCAACACTCCTGGCCCTTatagtactgccatctaatgtcttggaagtgcaattacattgcaaatgagactcgaaTGGAATGAGGAGACATTTAACagtacagcacagttatcataatcagctcattttaaatgttacaataaaaaaatgaaattgtaTTATCAAACACATATTAgcgaggggtgtaacggtacacaaaaatttcggttcggttcattttatgtacagtaagaaaacaacaaaatataaatgttttggttatttaccaaatttgtaaacaatggctttatccttttaacattgggaacactataataattctgcccacgttaatcaacattaaactgcctcaagttgttgctcagattaaataaaatgacaaaacttttcttctacatataaaaagtgcaacattaaacagtttcaagtcaactcatcatgcttaatttattacagcatttgggaagcctgtggtTGATTTttataatgtaaatgttatatttttatcaacatgtgatagcagggaccctgccattcaaaactaggctccTGCATTACTAGTGATTAATGTAAcaatagctgaaaaaaatagtacaatagcaataggagagactattcatccctgaacaccatggagttcatgtaggcttcatgatgcagttacattattatatcaactatcagagacagaaactcttcatttaacataatgtccttttttgctgcttcaacacagctcaatcaacacataaAAAGGTAAAGTGGAATGACAGACagagctttgctgtccgtaacacacacacaccgcaaaataagctaacgttacgctaaaagctaattagccttcacctcaagccaggactgcgagcgagctgagctgccgtttgtttCTAGAagatcaacgggctcatagtcatgttactagtagttgactgggaggtgttttattatcatttggggagagtccgcagcctgatgattacctgctagtgtgtgtgtgacaatcattggtactttagcttTAACTTAACTAAACACCCatctgctaaccccaccgcagaagcactgactccatgcgctctgaatacgcactgctgattggctgttaccgctctgtgtgtaaccaatcagatggttgtgtgggtgggacaaagctgggtgctgtgtagagtactgacagagacagaggcagaagaagtggagcagcttgttaagactttagcttagcggctacttaatatgttcgtgtggaaactcgttcggtacacctccgaaccgaacccccgtaccgaaacggttcaatacaaatacacgtaccgttacacctttAGTATTAGCACATACAAAAGTATCAGGAAttagtaccgtatcggttcaaatgtgagcgGTACTCATCCCTAGTCTCAAGTAgctattgaaaataataattttaatgtaATGCATTGAAAGCACATTTAGGGTCAGAAAAGGTCTTAAGACAgttttaataaaaacaacaacctttaTTTCCAGTAGAAAAAAAATGGCAAAAGAAACGCAAATATATTAAACTTGATACAAGCATTACCAACTCAAAAGTCCTCtataaatatgttaaaataaattaaagaaattAATTTACCAAGGCTATCACCTACAATACTAACACAAGCCTCAAAACACGTCGGTGAAAAAAGGTCCTTTTAAATAGCAGAACAAGATCTAACAATACATTAAAGACAAATAAAGAGCCTGATAACATTTCTAAAAGGCTTATTAGCTCGGGAAAGGCTACAGTGTGCTAGATGTGGCTCGACTCAGGCAACAACCGCAGCGCTATCGTTACAATAccccaacaaaaaaaacaaaaaaaaaagagttaatacCAAACACGAGAGAACGAGAACATCTTGGAATGTTTGCCATCAATAATTGAAAAGGATGCAGACTGACATGGACATACCTTCACATTTCACTATTCAATTCTTTAATTGAAGTGGCTTATGTtgagcttttttttcttctttccgaTGTCTGTCAAAAACCCAGACATGCTACTCTTGATCGGTATATAGGGAAAAGAAATACCCTCTAACAAGAAGGAACAACCTGGCAACCTGCTCAGTAACACCCCAGGTACTTTTTAAGACGTGTTAAAAAACACAACTTCCGGTTTTTCAAGGCCGGAGACCTCAACAAAACATTGTCGCGAGGCCTACCTACCGTACTTGAACAAGTCTAGTCGCTACAAAGCTCAACATCTTTGGCTTTGGAGGAGTGGCACCCGGAGCACTTCTATATACAAACGAGTGAGTAGTACTTGGCACACTTCTGGTCCTGCGCCTAAAGTCCCGACCCGGCACCGTCCTCGGGAACGGAGAGCTGGCTGAACACGGCCAGGCGTTTCCCCTCGTTGCTGGACTCCAGTCCGCTAAGCGAGCTCGCCGAGCTCCCCCCGTCCTGGTCTTGATCCGACAGCGAGGCGTAGGACAGGGACCGCGTGCCGAGGGACCGCGAGAACAACGGCGGGGCGCCGGGGCTCGGAGGCGGAGACGGACCGGACGGCGAACAGCCGGAGTCCGGGGACGGCAGGAAGGGAGAGCGGGGATCCGCGGCGGAAGCGGGTTGGTACTGCGGAGCGGCGGAGGCCTGGAGGGTAGTAGGTTCTGTCTCTGAAAAGACCTGAGCGAGGAGGTCGGTGATGTCGGCGCAAGGGGGAGAGGCGGACTGACCACGTGCGAAAAAGGCGGCGGGAGGAGGGGGAGGAAGGGAGTGCTGAGGCGGAGTAGGAAACCCGGAGAAGCTGATGCTTTGTCTCATGAGCGGGATTCTGTTGGCCCGCGACTGGAGGGCGAAGCTTGAGGAGGAGAAACAGGAAGAGGAGCGCGACATGTGATCGATTTCCTCCTCGTTGTTGTGGACGAAGTGGCAGCGGATCCCGTACGGGCAGAAGCCGATGGTGTGGAAGGTGCGGCACGGCTCCGTCTTGTACTTGGGATGCCGGCTGAGATCCCGCAGCTCGTCGGGGCCGTGGGCAAACTGGCACTTGCCGCCGTACTTGCACGTGCCGCTCTCCGTAAAAGAACGGCACAGTTCCGTCTTGTAGCGGGACGACGCGGAGGAGTTGGACGACGACACGCTGGGGGCGGGACCCACGCCTTCCTGGCCGCCCTtcatcatcagcatcatcatcacGTCCGAGCCGGACCAGCCCGGACTCTCCGCCGCCGTGCCGGTCTCCACCATGCTGAGCGAGCGCTGAGACAGGAAGTCGTGCTTGCGCCACTGGCCGGGAGCTTGTCGGCCCTCCGGCTGCGGCCCCCACATGCCGGAGGACAGGCAGCCGTCGTCCGGGGGGCCCGCGTCCAGACGGGCGAGGGCCCCCAGGGAGAGCGAGGCGTCGCAGCCACGTTGCTGTCCGATGAAGCCCGGACTCGCCTTTGCTCGGCCGATGGGTGACAGCTGATTGTCCGCGTCCCTCAGATCCAGGCTCAACAGTTGCTGCAAGGAGAAGGAACAAAAACAGCCAAATGAAACAAAAGCGTCATGGTGAGTCTTTACCTGACTTCAAGTTTTAAAAGTGTCTCTGcaagactttcaaaatgtggcGGTAAAAAGTTGGTTGAGGCGTAAGAAAAACAACATAGCATTAGCCGCTCTGCAagcgctgctttaaaacatagctaccgtatttttcggaccagagGGCGCACGGGTTTATAAAGGTGTCACATTATGATGTTTTTCTCCATATaagacacttccttgtggtctacatcagtggtccccaaccactggtccggggaccggtactggtctgtgacgcatttgctaccgggccgcagagaaacattaaataatttggtaacactttagtatggggaacatattctaagtaacaaagacttaattaagagttgtttggacactaggggaacatgttctaagtaacaaagatcaaatctagagttatttggacactaagggaacatgttctaagtaacaaagacttaattaagagttatttggacactaggggaacatattctaagtaacaaagccttatgcagccctttgagacacttgtgatttagggctatataaataaacattgattgataatgaagagttatttggacactaggggaacattctcagtaacaaagacttaatttagagttatttggacactaggggaccatattctaagtaacaaagacttaagagTTAttaggacactaggggaacatattctaagtaataaagacttaattaagagttatttggacactaggggaacatattctaagtaacaaagactttaagagttatttgggcactaggggaacatattctaagtaacaaagacttaattaagagttatttggacactaggggaacatattctaagtaacaaagacttaattaagagttatttggacactaggggaacatattctaagtaacaaggacttaattaagagttatttgggcactaggggaacatattctaagtaacaaagacttaatgaagagttatttggacactaggggaacatattctaagtaacaaagacttaatgaagagttatttggacactaggggaccatattctaagtaacaaagacttaattaagagttatttggacactaggggaacatattctaagtaacaaagacttaattaagagttatttggacactaggggaacatattctaagtaacagacttaatttagagttatttggacactaggggaacatattctaagtaacaaagccttaatgaagagttatttggacactaggggaacattctcattaacaaagacttaattgagagttatttggacactaggggaacatattctaagtaacaaagacttaattaagagttatttggacactaggggaacatattctaagtaacaaagacttaattaagagttatttgggcactaggggaacatattctaagtaacaaagacttaatttagagttatttggacactaggggaatcaatcaatcaatcaatcaatcaatgtttatttatatagccctaaatcacaagtgtctcaaagggctgtacatgttctaagtaacaaagacttaatctagagttatttggacactaggggaacatattctaagtaacaaagacttaattaagagttatttggacactaggggaacatattctaagtaacaaagacttaatctagagttatttggacactaggggaacatattctaagtaacaaagacttaatttagagttattcggacactaggggaacatattctaagtaacaaagacttaattaagagttatttggacactaggggaacatgttctaagtaacaaagacttaatttagagttatttggacactaggggaacatgttctaagtaacaaagacttaatttagagttatttggacactaggggaacatattctaagtaacaaagacttaattaagagttatttggacactaggggaatcaatcaatcaatcaatcaatgtttatttatatagccctaaatcacaagtgtctcaaagggctgtacatgttctaagtaacaaatacttaatctagagttatttggacactaggggaacatattctaagtaacaaagacttaattaagagttatttggacactaggggaacatattctaagtaacaaagacttaatctagagttatttggacactaggggaacatgttctaagtaacaaagacttaatttagagttatttggacactaggggaacatattctaagtaacaaagacttaatttagagttatttggacactaggggaacatgttctaagtaacaaagacttaatttagagttatttggttagggttactgGTTGTACAATAAGGCCATgcggaataaggcattaataagtacttaatgactaactaagagctaatatgttactaatttgcatgttgataagcatctaattaatggtgaatatgttccccatactaaagtgttagcaataatttataaacgactgcattttcttcgacttaactttcgcctgtcccactagaccagagtttttcaacctttttggagccaagggacatcttttgcgttgaaaaaatgcagaggcacaccactagcagaaatcattaaacgaagaaactcagttgacagtaaagagtcgttgttgcaattgttgggtatgactttaaaccataaccaagcatgcatcaatatagctcttgtctcaaagtaagtgtactgtcaccacctgtcacatcacaccctgacttactttgagttttttgctgttttcctgtgtgtagtgttttagtttttgtcttgcgctcctattttggtggctttttctctttttttggtattttcctgtagcagtttcatgtcttcctttgagcgatatttcccgcatctactttgttttagcaatcaagaatatttcagttgtttttatccttctttgcggggatattgttgattgtcatgtcatgttcggatgtacattgtctttgctccacagtaagtctttgctgtcgtccagcattctgtttactttgtagccagctcagttttagtttcgttccgcatagccttccctaagcttcaatgccttttcttaggggcactcaccttttgtttatttttggtttaagcatttgacACCTTTATACCTGCActatgcctcccgctgtttccgacatctacaaagcaattagctaccggctgccacctactgatatggaagagtattacacggttactctgtcgagctctagacagcatcgacactcaacaacaacacatcatttgcagactataattactggtttgcaaaaaatatttttaacccaaataggtgaaattagataatctcccacggcacaccagactgtatcccacggcacactagtggttgaaaaacactgcactagacacaccaataatcttgtttatagatgtacaataaaactcctctttggaagttgccatttgttagaACTttttgcacattaatgaacatagaaAATATAAATGTCAcaaattgtagccaaaggctgatttccatctgcatctcaatgcaaagaaacaagcccacaGGGCTCCCGCTAATTCagtgttatagtgagttgtatttttcacgcACTTATTTGTGCtgcatttatctggcacaagtggaaatcctgtccatgaaactaATGCCtttattaaaccggtccgtggtgcaaaaaaggttggtgaccactggtctacataacatgtaatgctgtttttttggtcaaaatgttgcatagattaggttttacagatcatcttcaagccttttttacatgcctccactttgacagcgtcttctccccgtcatctttgttgtaccggtagtcttTAGCCCTtctatagcgagtctactgacagataaatCAGAACTGTACGCCACTttctattagaaatgacaacagcggaggataaatgcCCCACAAAAAGAAGGACCTTAATGACTACAATGccggatgcgc encodes:
- the LOC133663922 gene encoding mRNA decay activator protein ZFP36-like encodes the protein MPSYSQDHFAGLDLDDIMCKQLLSLDLRDADNQLSPIGRAKASPGFIGQQRGCDASLSLGALARLDAGPPDDGCLSSGMWGPQPEGRQAPGQWRKHDFLSQRSLSMVETGTAAESPGWSGSDVMMMLMMKGGQEGVGPAPSVSSSNSSASSRYKTELCRSFTESGTCKYGGKCQFAHGPDELRDLSRHPKYKTEPCRTFHTIGFCPYGIRCHFVHNNEEEIDHMSRSSSCFSSSSFALQSRANRIPLMRQSISFSGFPTPPQHSLPPPPPAAFFARGQSASPPCADITDLLAQVFSETEPTTLQASAAPQYQPASAADPRSPFLPSPDSGCSPSGPSPPPSPGAPPLFSRSLGTRSLSYASLSDQDQDGGSSASSLSGLESSNEGKRLAVFSQLSVPEDGAGSGL